The following proteins are encoded in a genomic region of Enterocloster clostridioformis:
- a CDS encoding ABC-F family ATP-binding cassette domain-containing protein translates to MISTSNISLRVGKKALFEDVNIKFTEGNCYGLIGANGAGKSTFLKILSGQLEPTSGDVIITPGQRLSFLQQDHFKYDQYTVLDTVIMGNKRLYEIMKEKEAIYMKEDFTDEDGIKAAELEGEFANMNGWEAESDAESLLNGLGIEPDLHYAQMGSLLGAQKVKVLLAQALFGNPDILLLDEPTNHLDLDAIAWLEEFLINFENTVIVVSHDRYFLNKVCTQIADIDYGKIQLFAGNYDFWVESSQLIVKQMKEANRKKEEKIKELQEFIQRFSANASKSKQATSRKRALEKIELDDIRPSSRKYPYIDFRPFREIGNEVLTVEHLSKTIDGEKILDDISFILGREDKAALVGPNERAKTVLFKILSGEMEPDGGSYKWGLTTSQAYFPKDNSAEFDNDDTIVEWLTQYSPEKDVTYVRGFLGRMLFAGEDGVKKVKVLSGGEKVRCMLSKMMISGANVLMLDEPTDHLDMESIDALNRGMIKFPGVMIFSSRDHQIVQTTANRIMEIINGKLVDKITTYDEYLESDEMARKRFTFTLTESEEADD, encoded by the coding sequence ATGATTAGTACAAGCAACATATCTCTTCGCGTGGGCAAGAAGGCATTGTTTGAGGATGTGAATATTAAATTCACCGAGGGCAACTGCTACGGGCTCATCGGCGCAAACGGTGCCGGAAAGTCCACATTCCTTAAAATCCTGTCAGGCCAGTTGGAGCCTACCAGCGGCGATGTCATAATCACCCCCGGACAGAGGCTGTCCTTCCTGCAGCAGGACCACTTTAAGTATGACCAGTACACGGTCCTGGATACGGTCATCATGGGAAACAAGAGACTATATGAGATAATGAAGGAAAAGGAAGCCATCTACATGAAGGAGGACTTCACGGACGAGGACGGTATCAAGGCCGCTGAGTTAGAGGGTGAATTCGCCAACATGAACGGATGGGAGGCAGAGTCGGATGCTGAAAGCCTTTTAAACGGACTTGGCATTGAGCCGGACCTGCACTATGCGCAGATGGGCTCCCTTCTGGGCGCTCAGAAGGTAAAGGTACTTCTTGCCCAGGCCCTGTTCGGCAACCCGGACATTCTGCTTCTGGATGAGCCTACCAACCACCTGGACCTGGACGCCATTGCGTGGCTGGAGGAGTTTTTGATTAACTTTGAGAACACAGTTATCGTGGTATCCCATGACCGTTATTTCCTGAATAAGGTCTGCACCCAGATAGCTGACATTGACTATGGGAAAATCCAGCTGTTCGCAGGAAACTACGATTTCTGGGTAGAGTCCAGCCAGCTGATTGTGAAGCAGATGAAGGAAGCCAACCGCAAGAAGGAGGAGAAGATTAAGGAGCTGCAGGAATTCATCCAGCGCTTCTCCGCCAATGCTTCCAAGTCCAAGCAGGCCACTTCCCGTAAGCGGGCCCTTGAGAAGATTGAGCTGGACGACATCCGTCCTTCCAGCCGCAAGTATCCGTACATTGATTTCCGTCCTTTCCGCGAGATCGGCAACGAGGTTCTGACCGTGGAGCACTTAAGCAAGACCATTGACGGTGAAAAGATACTGGACGATATCTCCTTCATCCTGGGCCGCGAGGACAAGGCTGCCCTGGTAGGACCAAATGAGCGGGCCAAGACAGTACTCTTTAAGATTCTGTCCGGTGAGATGGAGCCGGATGGGGGAAGCTATAAGTGGGGCCTTACCACCTCACAGGCATATTTCCCCAAGGACAACAGCGCCGAGTTTGACAACGACGACACCATCGTAGAGTGGCTGACCCAGTATTCTCCTGAGAAGGACGTGACCTATGTCCGCGGTTTCCTGGGACGTATGCTGTTCGCCGGCGAGGACGGCGTGAAAAAGGTGAAGGTCCTTTCCGGAGGCGAGAAGGTGCGTTGTATGCTGTCCAAGATGATGATATCCGGTGCCAATGTGCTGATGCTGGATGAGCCCACGGACCACCTGGACATGGAGTCCATCGACGCTTTGAACCGCGGTATGATTAAGTTCCCGGGCGTGATGATTTTCTCCTCCCGTGACCACCAGATAGTGCAGACCACTGCAAACCGCATCATGGAAATCATCAACGGCAAGCTGGTTGATAAGATTACCACCTACGACGAGTACCTTGAAAGCGACGAGATGGCACGTAAGAGATTTACCTTCACACTGACTGAGAGTGAAGAGGCAGATGATTAA
- a CDS encoding amino acid ABC transporter ATP-binding protein encodes MKLLELNHVEKSFDGLGVIKDMSLSVEEGEIVSVIGPSGSGKSTLLRCATMLETMDSGEVIYLGKRAAWTEDGKAVYASKKDLKEIQSQYGLVFQNFNLFPHYSVMKNITDAPIHVQKRDKAQVYEEARKLLRKMGLEDKENAFPCQLSGGQCQRVAIARALALNPKILFFDEPTSALDPELTGEVLKVIKSLADLDIAMVIVTHEMAFARDISDRVVFMAGGVIVEEGTPEQVFASDNERTQSFLGRYGALLN; translated from the coding sequence ATGAAGCTGCTGGAATTAAATCATGTGGAAAAGTCGTTTGACGGCCTGGGTGTTATAAAGGATATGTCCCTCAGTGTGGAGGAGGGGGAAATCGTGTCTGTCATCGGCCCCTCCGGTTCGGGAAAATCCACCCTGCTGCGGTGCGCTACCATGCTGGAAACCATGGACAGCGGGGAAGTGATATACCTGGGAAAGCGGGCGGCCTGGACAGAGGACGGAAAGGCCGTGTACGCGTCAAAGAAGGATTTAAAGGAAATTCAGAGCCAGTATGGCCTGGTATTCCAGAATTTCAACCTGTTCCCCCATTATTCTGTCATGAAGAACATCACGGACGCTCCCATTCATGTGCAGAAAAGGGATAAGGCGCAGGTATATGAGGAAGCCAGGAAACTGCTCAGGAAGATGGGGCTGGAGGACAAGGAAAATGCGTTTCCATGCCAGCTGTCCGGCGGCCAGTGCCAGCGTGTGGCCATTGCCAGGGCATTGGCGTTGAATCCCAAGATACTGTTTTTTGACGAACCCACCTCAGCCCTGGACCCGGAGCTGACAGGGGAGGTTCTTAAGGTGATTAAGTCCCTGGCAGACCTTGACATCGCCATGGTCATAGTCACCCATGAGATGGCCTTTGCAAGGGATATATCGGACCGCGTGGTGTTCATGGCGGGCGGCGTCATTGTGGAGGAAGGAACGCCGGAGCAGGTGTTTGCTTCGGATAATGAGAGGACCCAGAGCTTTTTGGGGCGGTATGGGGCCTTGCTGAATTGA
- a CDS encoding amino acid ABC transporter permease, with translation MGKMTVQQMLIQLAGGMGTSIQIFLVTLIFSLPLGLLVAFGRMSKNRLLQAIVKVYISIMRGTPLMLQLMVVYFGPYYLFRIKVGSGYRLWATFIGFVINYAAYFAEIYRSGIQSMPVGQYEAAQILGYSRFQTFFKIILPQVIKRILPSVTNEVITLVKDTSLAFTLSVAEMFSIAKALAASQTNMIPFVAAGLFYYIFNLVVAVGMEWVEKKMDYYR, from the coding sequence ATGGGTAAAATGACAGTCCAGCAGATGTTGATTCAGTTGGCAGGAGGTATGGGAACCAGTATCCAGATATTCCTGGTGACACTAATATTTTCCCTTCCACTGGGCCTTTTGGTGGCCTTTGGGCGTATGTCCAAAAACCGGCTGCTTCAGGCCATTGTCAAGGTATATATATCCATCATGAGAGGCACGCCCCTGATGCTGCAGCTCATGGTGGTGTATTTCGGCCCCTATTATCTGTTCCGAATCAAGGTGGGCAGCGGCTACCGGCTGTGGGCCACCTTCATTGGATTTGTAATCAACTATGCCGCCTATTTTGCTGAAATCTACAGAAGCGGCATCCAGTCCATGCCTGTGGGCCAGTACGAGGCGGCTCAGATTCTGGGCTACAGCCGGTTCCAGACCTTTTTCAAAATCATACTGCCCCAGGTCATCAAACGGATTCTTCCGTCTGTAACCAACGAGGTCATCACCCTTGTCAAGGACACCTCCCTGGCCTTTACCCTCAGCGTGGCGGAGATGTTCTCTATAGCCAAGGCTCTGGCAGCGTCCCAGACCAACATGATTCCCTTTGTGGCCGCCGGTCTGTTCTACTATATTTTCAACCTGGTAGTGGCAGTTGGAATGGAGTGGGTTGAGAAAAAGATGGATTATTACCGTTAG
- a CDS encoding amino acid ABC transporter substrate-binding protein codes for MKKRLFSLALASVMALSLAGCGGSQEAATAAGTKAETEQAAADTSAKAEDAAAEAETKAEDETASEAAEGSGGGTLIVGFDQDFPPMGFMGDDGEYTGFDLELAQEVAKRLGLEYKAQPIAWDSKDMELEAGNIDCIWNGFTMTGREDDYTWSEPYMANTQVFVVAKDSGIASQEDLAGKIVECQVDSSAEAALKEVPDLTATFKELLTTADYNSAFMDLEQGAVDAIAMDVIVAGYQIQQRNADFVILEDSLSAEEYGVGFKKGNTQLRDKVQATLEEMAADGTLKSISEKWFGEDVTTIGK; via the coding sequence ATGAAAAAGAGACTTTTTAGCCTGGCCCTTGCATCTGTGATGGCATTATCCCTGGCAGGATGCGGCGGTTCACAGGAAGCAGCTACAGCGGCAGGGACAAAGGCAGAAACCGAACAGGCAGCAGCGGACACGTCTGCCAAGGCTGAGGACGCAGCCGCAGAGGCGGAGACAAAGGCAGAGGACGAAACCGCGTCAGAGGCCGCCGAAGGAAGCGGCGGAGGTACATTGATAGTCGGATTTGACCAGGATTTCCCGCCTATGGGATTCATGGGAGACGACGGTGAGTATACAGGATTTGACCTGGAGCTGGCCCAGGAAGTGGCAAAGCGTCTGGGACTGGAGTACAAGGCACAGCCCATTGCATGGGATTCCAAGGACATGGAGCTGGAGGCAGGCAACATCGACTGTATCTGGAACGGATTTACCATGACAGGGCGTGAGGACGACTATACATGGTCAGAGCCGTACATGGCCAACACCCAGGTATTTGTGGTGGCCAAGGATTCCGGCATAGCCAGCCAGGAGGACCTGGCAGGCAAGATTGTGGAGTGCCAGGTGGATTCTTCCGCGGAGGCGGCGTTAAAGGAGGTGCCCGACCTGACAGCTACCTTCAAGGAGCTGCTCACCACGGCTGATTATAACTCAGCTTTCATGGATTTGGAGCAGGGCGCGGTGGACGCCATAGCCATGGACGTAATCGTGGCCGGATATCAGATCCAGCAGAGAAACGCAGACTTTGTTATCCTGGAGGACAGCCTGTCCGCGGAGGAGTACGGAGTTGGATTTAAGAAGGGCAACACACAGCTTCGTGACAAGGTACAGGCTACCCTGGAAGAGATGGCTGCGGACGGCACACTTAAGTCCATATCTGAGAAATGGTTTGGCGAGGACGTAACTACGATTGGTAAGTAA
- a CDS encoding YjjG family noncanonical pyrimidine nucleotidase: MESRERKFDVILLDVDGTLLDFGMSERQGMRVVLEQYGFEPTEERLLLYHEINEGFWSAFERGEVTKDNLVRQRFETFFDRLGRAVDGHEAEELYRRQLDASAFLIDGALELCAYLKDRYDLYVVTNGTSSTQYKRLAASGLDSFMKDIFVSEDAGSQKPQKEYFDYCFSRIPDANPRRMLLIGDSPASDIKGGMAAGTYTCWYNPGGNALPEGIRADYEVGSLKELMNLL, encoded by the coding sequence ATGGAGAGCAGGGAACGGAAGTTTGATGTGATTCTTCTGGATGTGGACGGTACTCTTTTGGACTTTGGCATGTCTGAGAGGCAGGGCATGAGGGTAGTCCTTGAGCAGTATGGATTTGAGCCCACAGAGGAACGGCTTTTGCTGTACCATGAAATCAATGAGGGATTCTGGTCCGCCTTTGAGCGGGGGGAAGTGACCAAGGATAATTTGGTGCGGCAGAGATTTGAGACCTTTTTTGACCGTCTGGGCAGGGCGGTGGACGGCCATGAGGCAGAGGAGCTGTACCGGAGGCAGCTGGACGCATCCGCCTTTTTGATTGACGGAGCCCTGGAGCTGTGCGCCTATCTGAAGGACAGGTATGATTTATATGTGGTTACCAACGGTACATCGTCCACCCAGTACAAGCGGCTGGCTGCTTCCGGCTTGGACAGCTTCATGAAAGATATATTTGTGTCCGAGGATGCGGGGAGCCAGAAACCGCAGAAGGAATATTTTGATTACTGCTTTTCCAGGATACCGGATGCCAACCCGCGGCGTATGCTGCTCATAGGCGATTCACCTGCGTCCGATATCAAAGGCGGAATGGCCGCAGGCACGTATACGTGCTGGTATAACCCCGGCGGTAATGCGCTGCCTGAGGGCATACGGGCGGATTATGAAGTGGGGAGCCTTAAGGAGCTTATGAATCTGCTGTAG
- a CDS encoding dihydroorotase, with protein MILIRAGRVLGPAEGLDIKADVVLDGDRIAGIFPADQGGAEGAPGFSPRERTYRQIIEAEGLVAAPGLVDVHVHFRDPGPTYKEDIHTGARAAAKGGFTTVVCMANTNPIVDNGKTLRYVLEEGKKTGIHVLSCAAVSKGFAGRELTDMEGLLAAGAAGFTDDGIPLMDGAFVRAAMEEAARLDTVLSFHEEDKHFIRENGINHGRISDELGIYGSPALAEDSLVARDCMVALDTGATVDIQHISSGHSVEVVRLAKRLGAKVWAEVTPHHFTLTEEAVLKHGTLAKMNPPLRTEKDRQMLIEGLKDGTIDMIATDHAPHSREEKERPLTQAPSGILGLETALALGITNLVKAGHLTLLELMEKMSLNPARLYKLDCGRMEPGAPADLVLFDADRQWTVEGFESKSANSPFLGETLTGKVMYTVCGGKVVYGEQGTEV; from the coding sequence ATGATTTTGATTCGCGCAGGACGGGTCCTGGGACCCGCGGAAGGGCTGGATATAAAAGCGGATGTTGTTTTGGACGGAGACAGGATTGCCGGGATATTTCCGGCGGACCAGGGCGGAGCGGAGGGAGCGCCCGGCTTTAGCCCGCGGGAGAGGACGTACCGGCAGATAATCGAGGCAGAGGGACTGGTGGCAGCGCCGGGACTGGTGGATGTCCATGTGCATTTTCGCGATCCGGGCCCCACATACAAGGAGGACATCCATACAGGGGCAAGGGCTGCTGCAAAGGGCGGTTTCACCACGGTTGTGTGTATGGCCAATACGAATCCCATTGTGGATAACGGGAAGACCCTGCGCTATGTGCTGGAAGAGGGAAAAAAGACAGGCATCCATGTGTTAAGCTGCGCCGCAGTGTCAAAGGGATTCGCGGGCAGGGAGCTGACCGACATGGAGGGACTTCTGGCTGCCGGGGCAGCGGGATTTACGGATGACGGAATACCCCTTATGGATGGCGCGTTTGTCAGGGCGGCCATGGAGGAAGCGGCCAGATTGGATACGGTTCTCAGCTTCCACGAGGAAGACAAGCATTTTATCAGGGAAAATGGAATTAACCACGGCAGGATTTCGGATGAACTGGGAATCTACGGCTCTCCGGCACTGGCAGAGGATTCCCTGGTGGCCAGGGACTGCATGGTAGCCCTGGATACAGGGGCAACCGTGGACATCCAGCATATCAGCTCAGGGCATTCTGTGGAGGTGGTGCGCCTGGCCAAGAGGCTGGGAGCAAAGGTATGGGCCGAGGTGACGCCCCACCATTTCACCCTAACAGAGGAAGCCGTGTTAAAGCACGGAACCCTGGCTAAGATGAACCCGCCGTTAAGGACAGAGAAAGACAGGCAGATGCTGATTGAGGGACTTAAGGATGGGACCATTGACATGATTGCCACGGACCATGCGCCCCACAGCAGGGAGGAGAAGGAGCGGCCGCTGACCCAGGCGCCCAGCGGCATACTGGGACTGGAGACTGCCCTGGCCCTGGGGATTACCAATCTGGTAAAGGCAGGCCATCTCACGCTTTTGGAGCTCATGGAGAAGATGAGCCTTAATCCGGCCAGGCTGTATAAGCTGGACTGCGGGCGCATGGAACCAGGAGCGCCGGCGGATTTGGTGCTGTTTGATGCGGACAGGCAGTGGACAGTGGAAGGGTTTGAATCCAAGTCAGCCAACAGCCCCTTCCTGGGCGAGACATTGACGGGCAAAGTAATGTACACGGTTTGCGGAGGAAAGGTGGTCTATGGAGAGCAGGGAACGGAAGTTTGA
- a CDS encoding MBL fold metallo-hydrolase, whose amino-acid sequence MKITYIHHSSFMAELDHAVLLFDYFEGNIPETDREKPLFVFASHRHGDHFSRSIFDLEESRGNVTYVLSDDIWTRQVPEDLLGRTVFLGPGEEVSLKDGAGNPVDIQAFKSTDEGVAFLVSLEHRTIYHAGDLNNWVWEGEPEADNRRMSESFHREMDKLAGRHIDVAFMLIDPRQEKDFYLGMDDFMRMVGADVVFPMHFWEDFQAAARFKALACAGGYKDRIQEIHRRGEEFLV is encoded by the coding sequence ATGAAGATAACCTATATCCATCACAGCAGTTTTATGGCGGAGCTTGACCATGCCGTACTTCTGTTTGACTATTTTGAGGGAAACATTCCGGAAACAGACAGGGAGAAGCCTTTGTTTGTGTTTGCCAGCCACCGGCATGGAGACCATTTTTCCCGTTCCATATTTGATTTGGAGGAAAGCCGCGGGAATGTGACCTATGTGCTGTCCGACGATATCTGGACAAGGCAGGTGCCGGAGGACCTTCTGGGCAGAACCGTATTCCTGGGACCGGGGGAGGAAGTGAGCCTGAAGGACGGAGCCGGGAATCCGGTGGATATCCAGGCGTTTAAGTCCACGGACGAAGGGGTGGCCTTCCTGGTCAGCCTGGAGCACAGGACCATTTACCACGCAGGGGACTTGAACAATTGGGTATGGGAGGGCGAGCCGGAGGCCGACAACCGCAGGATGAGTGAAAGTTTTCACCGGGAAATGGACAAGCTGGCAGGACGCCATATCGATGTGGCCTTTATGCTCATTGACCCCAGACAGGAGAAGGATTTTTACCTGGGAATGGATGATTTTATGAGAATGGTGGGGGCGGACGTGGTGTTTCCCATGCATTTCTGGGAGGACTTTCAGGCGGCTGCCAGATTTAAGGCCCTGGCCTGCGCCGGTGGGTATAAGGACAGAATACAGGAGATACACAGGCGGGGAGAGGAATTCCTGGTGTGA
- a CDS encoding AbgT family transporter encodes MVVFLGIMSNIASSTGYAVLVPLGAALFMARGRHPAAGPALILRAVVLGKHRICGKGTGRPFECLIFWVNYRLTGDGGWSSLF; translated from the coding sequence GTGGTGGTGTTTCTGGGAATCATGTCCAACATAGCCTCGTCCACAGGTTATGCGGTTCTGGTCCCTCTGGGCGCTGCGCTGTTTATGGCCCGTGGGCGCCATCCCGCGGCTGGGCCGGCCCTTATTTTACGGGCTGTAGTTTTAGGAAAACACCGGATTTGTGGAAAGGGGACGGGGAGGCCATTTGAGTGCCTGATTTTTTGGGTAAATTACAGATTGACGGGGGATGGCGGTTGGAGTAGTCTTTTTTAA
- a CDS encoding dicarboxylate/amino acid:cation symporter, with protein sequence MEGKKKGLSLTTQILIAAAGGIVFGSLIGPWASLGFVSTNIIGSMADSAMVPCIVFALFFGTAMGTYTRQSGNRNLVEWVTGFNTIITNIIKAVMHVAPIGIFCLLANVAGSTGFKVIIPMIKFLGVLLLGDAVQFLIYGPLTAALCKVNPAKMPKKFAKMSMNSCGAALCYVAAIFFMAQSTGVQLTTSQMGMAILLSCLMCMGTIVVPGGSVIVYTFLASSLGLPLESIAILIGIDWFSGMFRTLMNVDVDVMVGMLVSSKLGDLDRDVYNETKAVEY encoded by the coding sequence ATGGAGGGGAAGAAAAAAGGTCTGTCTCTGACAACACAAATTCTAATCGCTGCAGCGGGCGGTATTGTCTTTGGGTCTCTGATTGGGCCATGGGCCTCATTAGGCTTTGTATCCACAAATATCATCGGCTCCATGGCTGACAGCGCTATGGTTCCATGTATTGTCTTCGCATTGTTCTTTGGCACAGCCATGGGTACATATACACGCCAGAGCGGCAACAGAAACTTGGTTGAATGGGTAACCGGTTTTAATACCATCATTACCAATATCATCAAGGCTGTCATGCACGTCGCGCCAATTGGAATCTTCTGTCTGCTGGCAAACGTGGCGGGCTCCACCGGCTTCAAGGTCATTATTCCTATGATTAAATTCCTGGGAGTATTGCTTCTGGGAGACGCTGTCCAGTTCCTTATTTATGGGCCGCTGACAGCTGCTCTCTGCAAAGTAAATCCTGCAAAGATGCCTAAGAAATTCGCTAAAATGTCCATGAACAGCTGCGGAGCGGCCCTTTGTTATGTGGCTGCAATCTTCTTTATGGCACAGTCCACAGGAGTCCAGCTGACCACCTCTCAAATGGGAATGGCCATCCTGCTGTCATGTCTGATGTGCATGGGAACTATCGTTGTACCGGGAGGTTCCGTAATCGTTTATACCTTCCTTGCCTCCTCGCTGGGGCTGCCGCTGGAAAGTATCGCTATCCTTATTGGTATTGACTGGTTCTCAGGAATGTTCAGAACACTTATGAACGTTGACGTTGATGTCATGGTGGGCATGCTTGTATCCAGCAAGCTGGGCGACCTGGACAGAGATGTGTATAATGAGACGAAGGCAGTAGAGTACTGA